In Capsicum annuum cultivar UCD-10X-F1 chromosome 7, UCD10Xv1.1, whole genome shotgun sequence, one genomic interval encodes:
- the LOC107878228 gene encoding photosynthetic NDH subunit of subcomplex B 4, chloroplastic: MGEAVMSFTVVKPAIQFHTPKLELNPFTKSLRHCSSSALGNGRHRIQVGQSKRNSCSIVKALPDWPLMAVLVEHMEGQRDLITHKSVWHLSDEAMKNVYTFYIMFTVWGCCFFGSTKDPYYDSEQYRGDGGDGTGHWVYEKQEDIEEAARAELWREELIEEIEQKVGGLRELEEAKKEEQLVK; encoded by the exons ATGGGTGAAGCTGTAATGAGCTTCACAGTCGTCAAACCCGCTATTCAATTCCACACTCCTAAATTAGAGTTGAATCCTTTCACTAAATCA CTTAGGCATTGTTCAAGCTCCGCACTTGGAAATGGCAGGCACCGG ATTCAAGTCGGGCAGAGCAAAAGAAATTCTTGTTCTATAGTGAAGGCACTCCCGGATTGGCCATTAATGGCAGTATTAGTTGAGCATATGGAAGGTCAAAGAGACCTCATAACTCACAAATCTGTTTGGCACCTTAGTGATGAAGCCATGAAGAATGTTT ACACATTTTACATCATGTTCACTGTTTGGGGATGTTGTTTCTTCGGTTCTACCAAA GATCCCTACTATGATTCAGAACAATACAGAGGAGATGGAGGTGATGGTACTGGACATTGGGTCTATGAGAAG CAAGAAGACATTGAAGAAGCAGCCAGAGCGGAGCTATGGCGCGAGGAACTGATAGAGGAGATTGAACAAAAGGTCGGGGGTCTTCGAGAGCTTGAAGAAGCTAAGAAGGAGGAACAGCTGGTCAAATGA